TCAATAAAAGCGGACTGTCCCGGGGATAGCTTTTCAACATCGCGGCCAAAGAAGGGGGTACCCCGAACCTGATTAATCTGAAGCCTTGGCTCAGGATTATTTTTACGAGAGATCATAATATAAACTCGCCCGGTGATCGGTTTATCATAGACCGAGGTTGGAACTGAGATTTCAAACAATAGCTTGGAATTCGTTTGAGCTATTGCTGATAAATTTAAAAACAGTACATTGATAAAAATCAAATAGAATATTGTAGAGAATAATTGGTTTGATTTAAAAATTCGCATGCAATTGACTCCTTTCAAATTCAGCCACAGATTTACACAGACTCAGCCACAGATTTTACATAGACCAAAAAAAACACGTCACTAAAATGCTTCATTAATGGTGATATAAGGTCCTGGTGTTCCGCCTTTAAATCCAAAATCGATCCTGATATTGATGCCTTCCGAGCTGCTCCACAAATAGCGCAGTCCCAAACCAAACGAACTCTTTGCATCTTCCAAATCCAGGCCGGAAATTTCATCAGCCACCTTACCTAACCCTAAAAACCCCACTAAACCGAAACGGCCAAAAACTCGTTGGCGAAATTCGGTTTGAAAAACCAGGGCATTTTTGTCCCGGTACCTGCCTTCGTAGTAGCCCCGCATGATATTTTTGCCGCCTAGCCTGGAAAGGAATTGAAATGGCGGGTTACCGGTGATAAAACTGGCAAATCCCTGGAACACCAAAACGCTTGAGGTGCCTAGAGAATAATATTTTCGCAAGTCTAAAATATAACGGTTAAAGTTAAAATTGCTGCCAATTCCACCACTAAAAAAAGCTGCAGAAAACTGGTGGAAAGTACCATGGGTCGGATAGAAAATATTATCTCGCGTATCCCGGTTTACCAGGATACCGGCGCCTGACACGGTTCCACCGGCACTGCCGGGAATAATACCCAATGCCAACAGGCCGCCTGCATCTGTTTCGCTGATAGATTCGTCCCAG
This is a stretch of genomic DNA from candidate division KSB1 bacterium. It encodes these proteins:
- a CDS encoding BamA/TamA family outer membrane protein codes for the protein MNFNNQKSTCSLFVLLAMIFNTSFVISGTNDDPPEDSKKSGFIFIPAIFYTPETKFAGGASMIYYYRGDNDSAKSRPSTIQPTFIFTQKNQIIGSVAVDLYWQQETYRLNGDVSYKKFPDKFYGIGPETTDSMEEDFTPKTFAFFLNFYKKVSPGLNLGLLYEFWDESISETDAGGLLALGIIPGSAGGTVSGAGILVNRDTRDNIFYPTHGTFHQFSAAFFSGGIGSNFNFNRYILDLRKYYSLGTSSVLVFQGFASFITGNPPFQFLSRLGGKNIMRGYYEGRYRDKNALVFQTEFRQRVFGRFGLVGFLGLGKVADEISGLDLEDAKSSFGLGLRYLWSSSEGINIRIDFGFKGGTPGPYITINEAF